The region ttccttccttccttccttccttcctccctccctccctccctcctcacctcccttCCACTCTATTCAATCTGCCTTACAGCTGATGAAATAAACTCTTATAGCATAAGTCTGGCCCAGTCTGTCTCCTGCTCAGTAACTTTTAGCAGGtccctgttacctctaggatcaacTCATCAGCTTAGCACTGAAAGCCTTTGCTGATTGGCTTCAGTCAAACTTTCCTGTCATTTCACGTCACTACTTTTCATGCTACATTCCCCATTCAAGCCACATGCTCCTCTTTGTTATTTCTCGAATGAGGCATTTTATCTCCCTGTGCTCTGAATAGGATCTATATGACAGGAGAGCCAGCAATGGCCTCTGGGAGGTCCCCGAGAGAATTCCGTGTGATTCTGGCTGTGGCTTCTACTGGCTATGTCTAGTCTTTAGGGAACCATGAGCATCTTCTGGAGGCACTGCTGTAGGCTAAGAAACTAAATGAGGGAAAAGTAATAAAGAGCAACAATAAGAGAGTAGCGCTGCCTCGTGCCAGGGATAGGAGGTTTAGGAGGTGCGGTCCCCGGGGTCCTGACACCTTGAATAACTCTGTCTCTAAATAATAAGCCAATTAAGGCCATGTACATACTTGGCTAGAGAGAGTGGACATCTCTGAATTCATTTTAGGGAATACCTCAAACACCATATCTTCCAACCCTCTCctttagaaggaaggaaatggagatcTAGTTAAGGGagagtgacttatccaaggacaCATAACTGGAATTTTAAATGTCTGGAACTAGAAGCAGCCTTAtgcatctaatccaaccccttcatttcagaGAAAACTAAGCCCCTGAGAGGGGAAAGGACTTGCTGCGGGGTCACAAAGCAGGTCAGTGGCAGGATTTGGACTTTCTGAAcacagatcttcccaactcctggTCTTGGGGTGGGATAATAGTAagctgctgctgaattttgtccCTGCACTGCCAAAGGGTGACCATAATGATAGCTCAAGACCTGAACAATAGgaagagcactgggtctggaatctgGGGACTTGGCTTCAATTCCCATCTGTGATGGGGACTGCCtaggtggccttgggcaagtccctgtgggatttggtttcctcatctgtgaaagctGGGGGTTGTACTAGATGGCCCCTAAATGTTAAGTTCCTGTGCAGAGTGAGAactgagaaacagagggagaagcagaaagagtgggagaagtgagaagagagatgatagggtggggaggggggtaggaagagagaggagagggggctGGGACAGTGCGAAGGGCAGAGGGGTCTAGCCATATTCAGTGGTGCTAAGAACACAGCCAGAGGGTTAAAGAACCAAGTTGACTAGTGGAGGCAGACAGGTGGTTGTAGCCAGAAGGATTCAGGGCACATTCCAAAGTTTCTAAGGATGGTTAACCCTTAAATTCATTATAGATGGAAGTGGTGGCCAAATGAATAGCTCATCAGAACTCTGTGAACAATGGCAGATTGCTCTCTGTCCCCTAAACACTTGCCCCACTCcaagccatttttttttctgggagcaACTCAGAGGCAACTAGTCTGTCTTTAGACAGAAGGGGGTTGTAAACAAGGTGACCTCTAGAGGTTCTCATGCCTCCACTCCCCCCTCAACTTTTCTGCCTGACATTCAGAGTCGTCTGAGAGACAGATGGGGAGCGGATGGTTGGCTTGAGGGGGAAGGACCAAAAGAGACAAAGTCAGGGGAAGAGAATAGAGAGCACTTGGAGCTGGTACAgccaggaagagagaggagaggctgGAGAGAGAGACCTGGAGAGAGGacaagaaaagagaagcaaagatgaaaatggagaatggaaaagagaagaaaaagaagcaatagCACcaggacacagagagagagagaagcaagggagagagatggagaaggacagacagagagaaacagagagaatgagactgagaggcagagagacaaaaggGGGAAGGAACTGGAGACACTGAAAGAGACTGACATaaagacaggaagggagagaaaatatagccatagagaaatagaggagaggaaagagaaagaggagagacagaaaactggagaggaaaagagggaataaataagagagagggagaggagagagacagatacaggAGAGACAGGACAggatagagagggaaagagggaaagcagGATAGAATAGCTTGGAGAAGAGACAAGATAGGCAGAAGAGCCCTCCGGGGGCAGAAGGATTAGACACATGAGGCAAATGGTCCTGCAGAGGCACAGAAGGGAAAGGTCCCTGCAGAATTCCCTGGATGGGAGGAGGGATGTAGGCGGGTTGGCATTGCTGGCTGCCAACTTTCCAGAGCCGGTTCTGGGGCTCATTGAGCCCTAGACCTGGGAAGACAGGCAGTAGAAAGGGCAAGTTTAAtttcctctttcccattttccaCTTATAGCAGATGCCTGCAGCCCCCTACCCCATCCCTAAAGAAGAATCTattactctctcctccctctaccCCCTGCCCCCAAGCTGTCTGCTAGCCTCCCTTCAAGAAGCCATATTTGTGATTTCCAGTGGATCATTATGTTGGCTTTCTGAAAAACTTCTGcatgtgtgtgaccttgggacaagccacctcccacctctgggcctcagtttcttcctctgtaaaatgaggaggttagttAAATGGTGCCTAAGGCTTgccagctctaaatttgtgatcctctGATCTCAGATCTCAGGGACCAGTATGGAGAAGGGGGCAAAGATGCTCTTTTTGGTTGGAGGCCCCAGTCATTTGTTTCCCTGTTATCCTTCCATAAGGGTTCAATGAAATGGATGTAGGGCCAGAGGGCCCACTCTCTCCCAAGTGCTTAATgttcctttcttctctatttttcctaTCTCAGCTACAGTTGATGGCCACAGGAGGGAGCATCTGTCTAGAAAACGCAACCTGAAGCATTTTCAAAATCGTCATCCCCCTGCTCACTGGCTTCTTCTCTCCTGCCTATCTGCTACGGCCGTCCAGTTAGCCCTGTACCCCCTCACTGGTTCCCACCTTCACTTTTAGCCTCGGATCTCTTCTTGTGCTTTGCTGgcctcctccttcccaccccacctGTGGAGCCCTTGTTATGTCCAGACCTTCCCCAACTTTGGCCGCCAATTGCACTCAGTTCCGGGGGCCCCGAGATCTAGGATGAGGAGCCCAGCTGCTGCCCTGGAACTGGTCTGGAGCCTCACTCCTCTCCTTCTCGTCCTGGTCCAACCAAGCTGGGCAGTGGGTGGCACTGACTCCGGGCAGGGGTCTGACCCCTGCGCCACACTAGTCCTGGGCAAATTCTTTGGCTATTTCTCTTCAGCCTCCGTCTTCCCGGCCAACGCTTCCCGCTGCTCCTGGACCCTGCGGAATCCCGACCCACGGCGCTATACCCTCTACATGAAGGTGTCTAAGCCTGCGGGGCCTTGTGGGCCCTGGCCCGTTCGCACCTACCAGTTTGACTCTTTCCTGGAGTCCACACGCACCTACCTGGGAGTGGAGAGCTTTGATGAGGTCCTCCGTCTCTGCGACCCGTCGGCCCGTTACGCTTTTCTCCAGTCTAACAAGCAGTTTCTGCAGATGAGACGACAGCAGCAGCTGGGGCCTGAGGATCAGGCTCTGGTCTCTCCCTATCCAGGCCCTGATGCAGAATTCTCTGTGGAGTACTTGGTGGTGGGCAATCGCAGCCCCAGCCGGGCCGCCTGTCAGATGCTTTGCCGCTGGCTGGAGGCCTGTCTAGCTGGCAGCCGGAGCTCTCATCCCTGCGGCATCATGCAGACCCCGTGTGCCTGCTCCGGTGGGGATGCCCCAGACCTGGCGGCTGGTGAGAGCCCTTCCCGGGGGGATGACTGCCTGAGGGATGGCACCGAGAGCCCGGAGAACTGTCTCACCAGCTTGACCAAGGACCGAGGAGGGGACGGCAGGACGGGTGAGTGATCGGGCTTTCTCTGACGGATGACTTCCATCCATCCTCACAAAAATTCAAGGATGCATTAGAGGAGGAACACTCAGTGTGACTTACATTGAGCTAGTGGTAGGGATGTGTTGAAGACCATAGCCAGGACTGGTACAGAGGGGAAACTTTTCTCCCAGAGTTAGGaactctagatttttttttttctttttagagggAGAGGCTCCATCTGTTCTTGAGAAGGCTTCCTTGACCACTCATTGAAAAAGAACGGAATTTTATGGACTTCTTCAGTAAGGGGAGGAATTCCAAATTTTATTAAGTCATGGGGTTATCGGGCTCATACTATCAGAACAATGGTATTTTAGGAAGGTTCTGACTTCTAAAAGGAAAGTGGTATTCTA is a window of Gracilinanus agilis isolate LMUSP501 unplaced genomic scaffold, AgileGrace unplaced_scaffold26151, whole genome shotgun sequence DNA encoding:
- the LOC123254600 gene encoding adhesion G protein-coupled receptor B1-like, with protein sequence MRSPAAALELVWSLTPLLLVLVQPSWAVGGTDSGQGSDPCATLVLGKFFGYFSSASVFPANASRCSWTLRNPDPRRYTLYMKVSKPAGPCGPWPVRTYQFDSFLESTRTYLGVESFDEVLRLCDPSARYAFLQSNKQFLQMRRQQQLGPEDQALVSPYPGPDAEFSVEYLVVGNRSPSRAACQMLCRWLEACLAGSRSSHPCGIMQTPCACSGGDAPDLAAGESPSRGDDCLRDGTESPENCLTSLTKDRGGDGRT